The DNA segment AGGAACATAGACGGCCTGAAAGAAAGCATGGTCAATGGCGCAACAAAAACCAAAGACACCATTCTGGATATGCGTCCTGACGACTTCTCGGCCTATGATAATATCTTCGAAAACCTGTCCAACAAAGACCTTTCGGATAAGATTAAAAAAGAAAGAATCAGAGGTTCTGGTATCATGAACGACCTGCTTTTTGAGCGTTATAAACGTTATTTGCAACCTTTATCGGCCTTCGTACTCACCCTGATCGGCGTCGCCTTATCCTCCAGGAAGGTCCGTGGAGGCGTGGGACTTCCACTTGGAATAGGCATTATTTTAAGCTTCTGTTATATAGTATTGAATCAATTCGCGAAAATGTTCTCTCTTAAAGGGGGTATTTCACCGCTATTTGCTGTACTCGTACCTACCATATTTTTCGGATTACTGGGATACTATTTACTCCGAAAAGCACCAAAATAAAATGAGCAATCCAGTCGATAGTCATCCAAATAGAAACCTGTTAATCTTACATTTTACTGTTTTTATCTGGGGATTTACCGGTATTCTTGGCGCAGTTATTTCCATCAATGCTGTACAATTAGTATGGTACAGAGTACTCATTGCCAGCCTTAGCTTACTGGCTTACTTCCTGATTACCAAGACCAGTTTAAGGATTTCAAAAAAGCAATTTTTACAATTTTTCTTTACAGGAAGTATTGTCGCCGCCCACTGGATTCTATTTTTTCATGCCATTAAAGTCTCTACGGTCTCCGTTACACTCGTCGCCCTCTCCTCTTACACCCTGTTTACGGCAATATTAGAGCCGCTGATCAAGAAAAAATCTATTTTAATACCAGATGTCGTCATCGGATTAATTATGATCCTGGGCATCTATATGGTCTTTAAATTCGAATCGGGTTATACATTAGGTATCATTTTAGGCCTTTTATCGGCCTTAGCTTCGAGCTTGTTCAGTACAATCAACTCGACATTAGTGCAAAAAAGTGATCCGAAAATCATTGGTTTTTATGAAATGACCGGAGCTTTTTTCTGGATCACACTCTACCGTTTGTTTGACAAATCTCTACTTTCAGAGTCCTTTAATTTAAGCGTTAAGGACTGGTCCTACCTGCTTTTACTAGGCACCATATGCACCGCTTTAGCTTATGTTGCAGGGGTCTCTGTGATGCGTACTTTATCCGCTTTTCGGGTAGCATTAATTACCAATCTTGAACCTGTTTACGGAATCCTTTTAGCCTTCATATTCTTTGGCAGCAAGGAGACCATGTCCATTGGTTTTTACCTCGGCGCTATCTTAATTATCGGGGCCGTATTTCTATACCCGATCTACAAAAAACGCAGGAATTTAACTTAAATATTTCCCCGGACCAAGAACCAAAACCATCTCTTAATTCTGATCAGTCACCTCATAAAAGCAGCCCGAATTCTTCTGAACAACACCAAAGTAGGACCTCATTTTTTCACCCAATCCAAAGACAACACGCGAGGTCAGCATAAGAAAACACAGTTAAATAACACGGCAACAACAAGACGCAAATAACGGCCAATCGATATCCACAATCCATTAGATACACCTCCACATAAGTCCCTCTCAAAGACTCAGATTCCTATAGAAATCAGTTGGCAATTTGGTCAGAATAATGGATGTTATTTTTCATAGACCGCTCAATCCCCCGGGGTAGGGGAGAGAAAAACAGCCTCAAAATCCAGCAATATTCCCGGCTGTTTAAAACATAAATCATAGATGATGACCTATAAAAATCAAATATTTCGTCCAATTTTCATATTGTAACTAACCATCAAATGGTGTACCTTAAGCCCTGATTCTTACCCGGTATATTTCAAAGTGAAAATCAACAAAAAAATACTGATTTTTCAATAGAAAAAGACCCTAAATCCAAGCATCACATTTCAATAAAAAATCACAAAACACTAAATACCAACCCAATAAACATCATCAATTAAAATTAAAGATCAAATAAAAAAAACCTCATAAAATTTAAAAAACTAATTATTTTAGCACCACAAAATAATGACAATAATAAGAAGAAATAAAAAACTAATACTCAGTACAATAATCACACTTGCATTAAGTTTAATATCACATACCGGCTTTTCTCAGATCTTCAACTCAGAACAAAACCCACCTGGTGTAAAATGGAGACAAATTAACGCTTCAGGATTTAGGGTCATCTATCCCGATGAACTCGAGAAGGAGGCACAACGAATGACC comes from the Pedobacter sp. FW305-3-2-15-E-R2A2 genome and includes:
- a CDS encoding DMT family transporter codes for the protein MSNPVDSHPNRNLLILHFTVFIWGFTGILGAVISINAVQLVWYRVLIASLSLLAYFLITKTSLRISKKQFLQFFFTGSIVAAHWILFFHAIKVSTVSVTLVALSSYTLFTAILEPLIKKKSILIPDVVIGLIMILGIYMVFKFESGYTLGIILGLLSALASSLFSTINSTLVQKSDPKIIGFYEMTGAFFWITLYRLFDKSLLSESFNLSVKDWSYLLLLGTICTALAYVAGVSVMRTLSAFRVALITNLEPVYGILLAFIFFGSKETMSIGFYLGAILIIGAVFLYPIYKKRRNLT